In a genomic window of Chaetodon trifascialis isolate fChaTrf1 chromosome 8, fChaTrf1.hap1, whole genome shotgun sequence:
- the top1b gene encoding DNA topoisomerase 1 isoform X1, producing MSGDHGHGDAQVNSGSKGSDSHKHKDRHKDKEHRHKDHKKDKEREKFKHSNSEHKDHSEKKHRDKEKLKHGDGSSDKHREKHKEKDKDKEKRREEKIRSSHVDKLKKEKENGFVRDTSPAAIKSEPEEDNGFYPSPQHNKTFKREYDDEESEYKPKKVKAEHDKKAKKRKHEYEEDEEDEDNKPKKKTKGKKVAEGKKSKKEEEEKWKWWEEERYTDGSKWRFLEHKGPVFAPPYEPLPDKVKFYYDGKPMKLSAPAEEVATFFAKMLDHEYTTKDIFRKNFYKDWRKEMTSEEKSKITDLNKCNFSEMNEYFKAQSEARKQMSKEEKQKIKEENEKILQEYGFCIMDNHKERIGNFRIEPPGLFRGRGDHPKMGMLKRRIRPEDIIINCSKDSKHPKPPPGTKWKEVRHDNKVTWLASWTENIQGSIKYIMLNPSSRIKGEKDWQKYETARRLKKCVDRIRTQYREDWKSKEMRIRQRAVALYFIDKLALRAGNEKEEGETADTVGCCSLRVEHIKLYPKMDDQEYVVEFDFLGKDSIRYYNKIPVEKRVFKNLQLFLENKQPEDDLFDRLNTSILNKHLQELMDGLTAKVFRTYNASITLQQQLKELSCSDDSIPAKILSYNRANRAVAILCNHQRAPPKTFEKSMQNLQTKIDEKQSQLSAARKQLKAAKADHKASHDDKSKKAVEVKRKTVQRIEEQLMKLQVQATDREENKQIALGTSKLNYLDPRISVAWCKKWCVPIEKIYNKTQREKFAWAIDMADKDYEF from the exons CGAACACAAGGACCACTCTGAGAAGAAACACAGGGACAAAGAGAAGCTGAAGCACGGAGACGGCAGCTCAGACAAGCACagggaaaaacacaaagagaaagacaaggacaaagagaagaggagagaggagaag ATCAGATCATCCCATGTAGACAAGcttaaaaaggagaaagaaaacgGATTTGTAAG AGATACGAGCCCTGCGGCCATTAAGAGCGAGCCTGAGGAAGACAATGGCTTCTACCCTTCTCCCCAACACAACAAGACCTTCAAACGAGAGTATGATGATGAAGA ATCTGAATACAAGCCCAAAAAAGTAAAGGCGGAACACGACAAAAAGGccaaaaagaggaaacatgagtacgaagaggacgaggaggatgaG GACAACAAGccaaaaaagaagacaaaaggcaaaaaggtggcagagggaaagaaatctaaaaaagaagaagaggagaagtgGAAATG gtgggaggaggaaagaTACACTGATGGCTCCAAATGGCGCTTCCTTGAGCATAAGGGTCCAGTGTTTGCACCTCCGTATGAACCCCTGCCTGACAAAGTCAAATTTTACTATGATG GAAAGCCTATGAAACTTAGTGCTCCTGCTGAGGAGGTAGCTACATTTTTTGCCAAGATGTTGGATCATGAGTACACCACGAAGGACATCTTCAGGAAGAACTTCTACAAGGActggaggaag GAAATGACATCGGAGGAAAAGTCAAAGATCACCGATCTGAACAAGTGCAACTTCAGCGAGATGAATGAGTACTTCAAGGCCCAATCAGAAGCGAGGAAACAGATGTCaaaagaggagaagcag AAAATCAAAGAGGAGAATGAGAAAATCCTCCAGGAGTACGGTTTCTGCATCATGGACAACCACAAGGAGAGGATTGGAAACTTCCGTATCGAGCCACCGGGCCTCTTCAGAGGACGAGGTGATCATCCAAAGATGGGCATGCTGAAACGACGCATCCGACCAGAAGACATCATTATTAACTGCAGCAA GGACTCCAAACACCCTAAACCTCCCCCAGGGACAAAATGGAAGGAGGTTCGCCATGACAACAAGGTGACCTGGCTGGCATCTTGGACGGAGAACATCCAGGGCTCCATCAAGTACATCATGTTGAATCCGAGCTCCAGGATCAAG GGGGAGAAGGACTGGCAGAAATATGAGACTGCTCGACGGTTGAAGAAGTGTGTGGATCGCATTCGTACCCAGTACAGAGAAGACTGGAAGTCAAAGGAGATGAGGATCAGGCAGAGAGCCGTGGCTCTGTATTTCATAGACAAG CTTGCACTGAGGGCGGGTAACGAAAAGGAGGAAGGTGAGACGGCGGACACAGTGGGCTGCTGCTCGCTGCGGGTGGAGCACATCAAACTGTACCCCAAGATGGACGACCAGGAGTACGTGGTGGAGTTTGACTTCTTGGGAAAGGACTCCATCCGCTACTACAACAAGATCCCTGTGGAGAAGAGG GTCTTTAAAAACCTTCAGCTGTTCCTGGAGAACAAGCAGCCTGAAGATGACCTCTTTGACAGACTGAAT ACTTCTATTCTGAATAAGCACTTACAGGAACTGATGGATGGCCTGACTGCCAAGGTCTTTCGTACCTACAACGCCTCCAtcaccctgcagcagcagctcaaggAACTTTCCTGCT CGGATGACAGCATCCCAGCTAAAATCCTGTCATACAACCGAGCCAACCGGGCAGTGGCCATCCTGTGTAACCACCAGAGAGCTCCGCCTAAAACATTCGAGAAGTCCATGCAAAACCTTCAGACCAAG ATCGACGAGAAACAGAGTCAGCTGTCAGCAGCCAGGAAGCAGCTGAAGGCTGCTAAGGCTGATCACAAGGCTTCCCATGATGACAAGAGCAAAAA ggCTGTGGAGGTGAAACGTAAAACCGTCCAGAGGAtagaggagcagctgatgaagcTCCAGGTGCAggccacagacagagaggagaacaagCAAATTGCTCTGGGCACCTCCAAGCTCAACTACCTGGATCCACGCATCTCTGTTGCATG GTGCAAGAAATGGTGCGTTCCCATTGAGAAGATCTACAACAAAACCCAGAGAGAGAAGTTTGCCTGGGCCATCGACATGGCTGACAAGGACTATGAGTTTTAA
- the top1b gene encoding DNA topoisomerase 1 isoform X2 — protein MEARAGSLSPLPARISPAAALCLHRRARTDMHLAPTADWNSHKHKDRHKDKEHRHKDHKKDKEREKFKHSNSEHKDHSEKKHRDKEKLKHGDGSSDKHREKHKEKDKDKEKRREEKIRSSHVDKLKKEKENGFVRDTSPAAIKSEPEEDNGFYPSPQHNKTFKREYDDEESEYKPKKVKAEHDKKAKKRKHEYEEDEEDEDNKPKKKTKGKKVAEGKKSKKEEEEKWKWWEEERYTDGSKWRFLEHKGPVFAPPYEPLPDKVKFYYDGKPMKLSAPAEEVATFFAKMLDHEYTTKDIFRKNFYKDWRKEMTSEEKSKITDLNKCNFSEMNEYFKAQSEARKQMSKEEKQKIKEENEKILQEYGFCIMDNHKERIGNFRIEPPGLFRGRGDHPKMGMLKRRIRPEDIIINCSKDSKHPKPPPGTKWKEVRHDNKVTWLASWTENIQGSIKYIMLNPSSRIKGEKDWQKYETARRLKKCVDRIRTQYREDWKSKEMRIRQRAVALYFIDKLALRAGNEKEEGETADTVGCCSLRVEHIKLYPKMDDQEYVVEFDFLGKDSIRYYNKIPVEKRVFKNLQLFLENKQPEDDLFDRLNTSILNKHLQELMDGLTAKVFRTYNASITLQQQLKELSCSDDSIPAKILSYNRANRAVAILCNHQRAPPKTFEKSMQNLQTKIDEKQSQLSAARKQLKAAKADHKASHDDKSKKAVEVKRKTVQRIEEQLMKLQVQATDREENKQIALGTSKLNYLDPRISVAWCKKWCVPIEKIYNKTQREKFAWAIDMADKDYEF, from the exons CGAACACAAGGACCACTCTGAGAAGAAACACAGGGACAAAGAGAAGCTGAAGCACGGAGACGGCAGCTCAGACAAGCACagggaaaaacacaaagagaaagacaaggacaaagagaagaggagagaggagaag ATCAGATCATCCCATGTAGACAAGcttaaaaaggagaaagaaaacgGATTTGTAAG AGATACGAGCCCTGCGGCCATTAAGAGCGAGCCTGAGGAAGACAATGGCTTCTACCCTTCTCCCCAACACAACAAGACCTTCAAACGAGAGTATGATGATGAAGA ATCTGAATACAAGCCCAAAAAAGTAAAGGCGGAACACGACAAAAAGGccaaaaagaggaaacatgagtacgaagaggacgaggaggatgaG GACAACAAGccaaaaaagaagacaaaaggcaaaaaggtggcagagggaaagaaatctaaaaaagaagaagaggagaagtgGAAATG gtgggaggaggaaagaTACACTGATGGCTCCAAATGGCGCTTCCTTGAGCATAAGGGTCCAGTGTTTGCACCTCCGTATGAACCCCTGCCTGACAAAGTCAAATTTTACTATGATG GAAAGCCTATGAAACTTAGTGCTCCTGCTGAGGAGGTAGCTACATTTTTTGCCAAGATGTTGGATCATGAGTACACCACGAAGGACATCTTCAGGAAGAACTTCTACAAGGActggaggaag GAAATGACATCGGAGGAAAAGTCAAAGATCACCGATCTGAACAAGTGCAACTTCAGCGAGATGAATGAGTACTTCAAGGCCCAATCAGAAGCGAGGAAACAGATGTCaaaagaggagaagcag AAAATCAAAGAGGAGAATGAGAAAATCCTCCAGGAGTACGGTTTCTGCATCATGGACAACCACAAGGAGAGGATTGGAAACTTCCGTATCGAGCCACCGGGCCTCTTCAGAGGACGAGGTGATCATCCAAAGATGGGCATGCTGAAACGACGCATCCGACCAGAAGACATCATTATTAACTGCAGCAA GGACTCCAAACACCCTAAACCTCCCCCAGGGACAAAATGGAAGGAGGTTCGCCATGACAACAAGGTGACCTGGCTGGCATCTTGGACGGAGAACATCCAGGGCTCCATCAAGTACATCATGTTGAATCCGAGCTCCAGGATCAAG GGGGAGAAGGACTGGCAGAAATATGAGACTGCTCGACGGTTGAAGAAGTGTGTGGATCGCATTCGTACCCAGTACAGAGAAGACTGGAAGTCAAAGGAGATGAGGATCAGGCAGAGAGCCGTGGCTCTGTATTTCATAGACAAG CTTGCACTGAGGGCGGGTAACGAAAAGGAGGAAGGTGAGACGGCGGACACAGTGGGCTGCTGCTCGCTGCGGGTGGAGCACATCAAACTGTACCCCAAGATGGACGACCAGGAGTACGTGGTGGAGTTTGACTTCTTGGGAAAGGACTCCATCCGCTACTACAACAAGATCCCTGTGGAGAAGAGG GTCTTTAAAAACCTTCAGCTGTTCCTGGAGAACAAGCAGCCTGAAGATGACCTCTTTGACAGACTGAAT ACTTCTATTCTGAATAAGCACTTACAGGAACTGATGGATGGCCTGACTGCCAAGGTCTTTCGTACCTACAACGCCTCCAtcaccctgcagcagcagctcaaggAACTTTCCTGCT CGGATGACAGCATCCCAGCTAAAATCCTGTCATACAACCGAGCCAACCGGGCAGTGGCCATCCTGTGTAACCACCAGAGAGCTCCGCCTAAAACATTCGAGAAGTCCATGCAAAACCTTCAGACCAAG ATCGACGAGAAACAGAGTCAGCTGTCAGCAGCCAGGAAGCAGCTGAAGGCTGCTAAGGCTGATCACAAGGCTTCCCATGATGACAAGAGCAAAAA ggCTGTGGAGGTGAAACGTAAAACCGTCCAGAGGAtagaggagcagctgatgaagcTCCAGGTGCAggccacagacagagaggagaacaagCAAATTGCTCTGGGCACCTCCAAGCTCAACTACCTGGATCCACGCATCTCTGTTGCATG GTGCAAGAAATGGTGCGTTCCCATTGAGAAGATCTACAACAAAACCCAGAGAGAGAAGTTTGCCTGGGCCATCGACATGGCTGACAAGGACTATGAGTTTTAA